From Scleropages formosus chromosome 25, fSclFor1.1, whole genome shotgun sequence, a single genomic window includes:
- the LOC108928163 gene encoding dual specificity tyrosine-phosphorylation-regulated kinase 4-like, with the protein MKGQSPPLQWKAAGPDAIFQTHRLHTDNIHQGPSRLYPQIKHHNSSPKVGVDQKKLSTTVGTLPQLEKPAKKVVLSNVKPQYQSDSSLPNVTNVAISTLQHKEERQRGHQFSTKFISSVKQLPESFRSKNLINKERFYEGLRLPLLPIEALKYFKDRLTEFEQEEILDYSEIWYLRVYAKKSEPSRSITESSRNDEEDDSYIKVLHDHISYRYEVLEVLGKGSFGQVFKCLDHKNNELVAIKVIRKKRFHYQALVEVKILDVVRRKDRDNSYNVIHMKDYFYFRSLLCISFELLGMNLYEVILKNNFRGFSMARVRHYAFSLLRCLQMLHKEKIIHCDLKPENIVLSQRGLGNIKVIDFGCSCYEQQKVYTYIQSRFYRSPEVILGHSYNMAIDMWSLGCILAELYTGYPLFPGENEEEQLACIMEIFGVPPEDFIKTAPRRKFFFDLKGYPRHVTNSKGQRRQPNSKNLTSVLDTSDPLFLDFIKRCLMWDPSKRMTPDEAMCHKWILGDRIYKAQPKTWINRKNVETCNTLNKNNELLHCKATSIRTDRKDQSHINPSLY; encoded by the exons ATGAAGGGTCAAAGTCCTCCACTTCAGTGGAAG GCAGCAGGACCTGATGCCATCTTTCAGACACACAGACTCCACACTGACAACATCCACCAGGGGCCCAGCAGACTCTATCCACAGATAAAACACCACAATTCCTCCCCTAAAGTTGGAGTAGACCAGAAG AAGTTGAGCACCACTGTGGGCACCCTCCCACAGCTGGAGAAACCTGCGAAGAAGGTAGTATTGAGCAATGTAAAGCCCCAGTACCAGTCGGATAGCAGTTTGCCCAACGTTACCAACGTGGCTATAAGCACCCTCCAGCACAAG GAGGAGAGGCAAAGAGGGCACCAATTCTCCACAAAGTTCATCTCTTCAGTGAAGCAGTTGCCTGAGTCCTTCAGGTCCAAGAACCTGATCAACAAGGAGAGATTCTATGAGGGACTGAGGCTGCCCTTGTTGCCAATAG AGGCACTGAAATACTTCAAGGACCGGCTGACAGAATTCGAGCAGGAGGAGATCTTGGACTACTCTGAGATCTGGTATCTTCGTGTGTATGCAAAGAAATCTGAGCCCTCCCGCAGTATAACCGAGAGCTCCAGGAATGATGAAGAGGATGACAGTTACATCAAG GTTTTACATGACCACATTAGCTATCGTTATGAGGTCCTGGAGGTGTTAGGCAAAGGATCATTTGGACAAGTGTTCAAATGTCTCGATCACAAGAACAACGAACTGGTGGCTATCAAAGTTATTCGGAAGAAAAG GTTCCACTACCAGGCTCTGGTTGAGGTTAAAATTTTGGATGTGGTGCGCAGGAAGGACCGAGACAACTCCTATAATGTCATACATATGAAGGACTATTTCTATTTCCGCAGTCTCCTGTGCATCTCATTTGAACTTCTTGG AATGAACCTTTATGAAGTGATCCTGAAGAACAATTTCCGTGGCTTCAGCATGGCCAGGGTCCGGCACTATGCTTTTTCACTCCTCAGATGTCTGCAGATGCTGCACAAAGAAAAGATCATCCACTGTGACCTAAAACCG GAGAACATTGTACTGTCACAAAGAGGACTAGGGAACATCAAAGTCATCGATTTTGGTTGTAGCTGCTATGAGCAACAGAAAG TGTACACTTACATACAGAGCCGCTTCTACCGCTCCCCAGAGGTGATCCTTGGCCATTCGTACAACATGGCTATTGACATGTGGAGCTTGGGCTGCATCTTGGCCGAGCTCTACACCGGCTATCCACTCTTCCCAGgggagaatgaggaggagcagTTGGCCTGCATCATGGAG ATATTTGGAGTGCCCCCAGAGGATTTCATCAAGACAGCACCTAGAAGGAAGTTTTTTTTCG ATTTGAAGGGCTACCCTAGACATGTCACAAACAGCAAGGGGCAGAGGAGACAGCCTAACTCTAAAAACCTGACCAGCGTGCTGGACACCAGTGACCCCCTGTTTCTCGACTTTATAAAACGCTGCCTGAT GTGGGATCCCAGCAAGCGCATGACACCAGATGAGGCAATGTGTCACAAGTGGATCCTAGGGGATCGCATCTACAAGGCTCAGCCCAAGACCTGGATCAATAGGAAGAATGTTGAAACCTGCAATACCCTGAACAAGAACAATGAACTTCTGCACTGCAAAGCAACCAGTATCAGGACAGACAGAAAGGATCAGTCCCATATCAACCCCTCCCTCTACTGA